The Virgibacillus dokdonensis genome includes a window with the following:
- a CDS encoding YerC/YecD family TrpR-related protein produces MQIDKLRGQHLDELFEAILSLKDKEECYHFFDDIATMSEIQSLSQRLQVAKMLTQGATYNAIEEKTNASTATISRVRRCINYGSDGYKIVLDRIMEDK; encoded by the coding sequence AGATGAACTATTTGAAGCTATCCTATCATTAAAAGATAAAGAAGAATGCTACCACTTTTTTGATGACATAGCGACAATGTCTGAGATTCAATCGCTGTCACAGCGCCTGCAAGTAGCTAAAATGTTAACACAAGGTGCTACGTATAATGCGATTGAAGAAAAGACAAATGCTTCAACGGCTACTATTTCACGAGTACGGAGATGTATCAATTACGGAAGTGATGGTTATAAAATCGTGCTTGATCGGATAATGGAAGATAAATAG
- a CDS encoding heptaprenylglyceryl phosphate synthase: protein MNTLLKQWEHIFKLDPAKEITDEDLEKICESGTDAIIVGGTDNITLDSVLDLLSRIRRYTVPCILEISSMDAITPGFDYYYIPMVLNSKEKKWMMDMQHQAIKDYVDMMEFSEIFFEGYCILNEDAKAFTYTNSYLPDEEDVIAYAYMVDKVFHLPIFYLEYSGRYGDPALVAKVKAQLQHATLFYGGGIETAAQAKEMKQNADVIVVGNSIYTNMKQALQTVSAVKE, encoded by the coding sequence GTGAATACGTTATTAAAACAATGGGAACACATATTTAAGCTTGATCCAGCAAAAGAAATAACGGATGAGGATTTAGAGAAAATCTGCGAGTCTGGTACGGATGCAATTATCGTTGGTGGTACGGATAATATTACCTTAGACAGCGTATTAGATTTACTATCCCGCATTCGTCGATATACAGTGCCTTGTATTTTAGAAATATCATCCATGGATGCCATTACGCCAGGATTTGATTATTATTATATTCCTATGGTGCTTAATTCAAAAGAGAAAAAATGGATGATGGATATGCAACATCAGGCCATTAAAGATTATGTAGATATGATGGAGTTTAGCGAAATTTTCTTTGAAGGGTATTGCATTTTGAACGAGGATGCAAAAGCATTTACCTATACGAATAGTTATTTACCAGATGAGGAAGATGTCATTGCTTATGCGTATATGGTAGATAAAGTATTTCACTTGCCTATATTTTACTTGGAGTATAGCGGAAGATATGGCGATCCAGCTCTGGTTGCCAAGGTAAAAGCGCAGTTACAGCATGCCACCCTTTTTTACGGTGGAGGTATAGAAACTGCTGCACAAGCGAAGGAAATGAAACAGAACGCCGATGTCATCGTTGTTGGCAACAGTATATATACGAATATGAAGCAAGCTTTACAAACCGTTTCTGCGGTAAAAGAGTAA
- the pcrA gene encoding DNA helicase PcrA: MSQTKETLLKGLNQQQREAVMHTDGPLLIMAGAGSGKTRVLTHRIAYLLAEKNVSARNVLAITFTNKAAREMKERVKRLVGPESEYMWVSTFHSMCVRILRRDIDRIGYNSNFTILDSSDQLSVVKQVLKNLNIDPKKMEPRAMLGQISAAKNELITPEEYNKRVGNFFERQVGQVYEAYQKMIVKNQSLDFDDLIMQTIHLFKRVPEVLEYYQRRFQYIHVDEYQDTNHAQYALVKMLASRYQNLCVVGDSDQSIYRWRGADIANILTFEKDYPTSRTIMLEQNYRSTKSILAAANHVIDNNTSRKPKKLWTENEDGKQIHYFQGATEQEEALFVTEKIQQLTREGEYSPSDVAILYRTNAQSRAIEDTLVKSNMAYQMVGGTKFYERKEIKDIIAYLRLIANPNDDLSFERVVNVPKRGIGKTSVERLREYAALHDISINDAVKEVDFTGVSKKAANALAAFSSLIQSLSQQQEFLTATDMVEAVLTRTGYETMLKNERSIEAQSRLENLEEFMTVTQDFEAASEDKTLVAFLTDLALIADIDQVDEEEIEAEDKITLMTLHAAKGLEFPVVFLIGMEENVFPHSRSMFDDEEMEEERRLAYVGITRAEKELYLTHARMRTLFGRTNMNPISRFINEIPEELIAGIEVANDAMFGRRSTEPKPNRAQPMKRKAQQMQKTSGAENEMWSSGDKANHKKWGVGTVVKVSGEGEAMELDIAFPAPVGIKRVLAKFAPITKQ, encoded by the coding sequence ATGAGTCAAACAAAGGAAACATTATTAAAAGGATTGAATCAACAACAGCGAGAAGCTGTGATGCATACGGACGGCCCACTCCTTATTATGGCTGGTGCTGGAAGTGGAAAGACACGTGTATTGACGCATCGAATTGCTTATTTATTAGCAGAGAAGAACGTTTCTGCTCGTAATGTGCTAGCTATTACATTTACAAATAAAGCGGCTAGAGAAATGAAAGAACGTGTGAAAAGGTTAGTTGGACCTGAAAGTGAGTATATGTGGGTATCGACTTTTCACTCGATGTGTGTACGCATTTTACGTAGGGACATTGACCGCATTGGCTATAATAGTAATTTTACTATTTTAGATAGCAGTGATCAGCTATCGGTCGTCAAGCAAGTGCTTAAAAATTTGAATATAGATCCGAAAAAAATGGAACCAAGGGCGATGCTTGGTCAAATTAGTGCTGCCAAAAACGAACTCATTACACCAGAAGAATATAATAAACGCGTAGGTAACTTTTTTGAACGGCAAGTAGGACAAGTATATGAAGCGTATCAAAAGATGATTGTAAAAAACCAATCGCTTGATTTTGATGATTTGATTATGCAAACCATTCATTTATTTAAACGTGTACCAGAAGTGTTGGAATACTACCAACGCCGTTTTCAATATATTCATGTTGATGAGTATCAAGATACGAACCACGCGCAATATGCACTTGTAAAAATGCTAGCGAGTCGTTATCAAAACTTATGTGTTGTCGGTGATTCCGATCAGTCCATTTACCGCTGGCGAGGTGCTGATATTGCGAATATCCTAACCTTTGAAAAGGATTATCCGACCTCAAGAACCATTATGTTGGAACAAAATTACCGCTCGACAAAGTCTATTTTAGCTGCTGCGAACCATGTGATTGATAATAACACAAGCAGGAAGCCAAAAAAGCTATGGACGGAAAATGAGGATGGCAAACAAATTCATTACTTTCAAGGTGCAACGGAGCAAGAGGAAGCTTTATTTGTCACGGAAAAAATTCAGCAATTAACTCGAGAAGGGGAATACTCCCCAAGTGATGTGGCGATACTATATCGAACGAATGCACAATCTCGTGCTATTGAGGATACCTTGGTGAAATCGAATATGGCGTATCAAATGGTAGGCGGTACGAAATTCTATGAGCGCAAAGAAATTAAGGACATTATTGCTTACTTGCGCTTAATTGCCAATCCTAATGATGATTTAAGCTTTGAGCGTGTTGTCAATGTGCCGAAACGAGGAATTGGGAAAACGTCGGTGGAACGTTTGCGCGAATATGCTGCTCTTCACGATATCTCTATTAATGATGCAGTGAAGGAAGTCGATTTTACGGGCGTATCTAAAAAAGCAGCTAACGCACTTGCTGCATTTTCAAGTCTCATTCAATCGTTGTCGCAACAACAGGAGTTTTTAACAGCTACAGATATGGTAGAGGCTGTATTAACGCGAACCGGCTATGAAACGATGTTGAAAAATGAGCGATCTATCGAAGCACAAAGCCGTTTGGAAAACTTAGAAGAATTCATGACGGTTACGCAAGATTTTGAAGCAGCTAGTGAAGATAAAACACTTGTTGCCTTTTTGACAGATTTAGCGTTAATTGCTGATATTGATCAAGTAGATGAAGAGGAAATAGAAGCAGAAGATAAAATTACATTAATGACATTACATGCAGCAAAAGGATTAGAATTTCCAGTTGTATTTTTGATCGGTATGGAAGAAAATGTTTTCCCGCATAGCCGATCCATGTTTGATGACGAAGAAATGGAAGAAGAACGTCGATTAGCTTATGTCGGTATTACGCGTGCTGAAAAAGAACTTTATCTCACCCATGCGCGTATGCGAACCTTGTTTGGACGAACGAATATGAATCCTATTAGCCGGTTTATTAATGAAATACCGGAAGAATTAATAGCAGGTATCGAAGTAGCTAACGATGCCATGTTTGGCAGAAGAAGTACAGAACCGAAGCCGAATAGAGCGCAACCGATGAAGCGTAAAGCACAGCAAATGCAGAAAACATCCGGTGCTGAAAATGAAATGTGGTCATCTGGCGATAAAGCGAACCATAAAAAATGGGGCGTTGGTACGGTTGTAAAAGTAAGTGGAGAAGGTGAAGCAATGGAGCTTGATATTGCTTTCCCTGCACCAGTCGGCATTAAACGTGTACTAGCAAAATTTGCACCAATTACGAAACAATAA
- the ligA gene encoding NAD-dependent DNA ligase LigA produces MDKQQAQEKIKQLTTLLNQYNYEYHVLDKPSVEDAVYDQKMRELRELEEAYPEFQEPDSPTQRVGGEPLEEFHKVEHRIPMLSLANAFNEQDIRDFVKRASQGMEETISFVCELKIDGLAVSLTYEDGKFVRGATRGDGTIGEDITSNLRTIRSIPLTIRENETLEIRGEAFMPHKSFLALNKEREAKGEEPFANPRNAAAGSLRQLDPKIAAKRNLDIFLYGVGEWDNSNVTKHSERLERLKELGLKVNPEWRKCDSVEEVMAYVQYWTTERPHLDYEIDGIVIKVDDINQQEKLGYTAKSPRWAIAYKFPAEEAVTKLTDIELSVGRTGVVTPTAILNPVKVAGTTVQRASLHNEDLIREQDIRIGDTVVVKKAGDIIPKVVRAVVEERTGEEQEFHMPEECPACGSELVRLEEEVALRCINPNCPAQLKEGLIHFVSRNAMNIDGLGEKVIVQLFQADLVKTIADIYRLERTELLKLERMGEKSVTNLLEAIEASKANSLEKLLFGLGIRFVGAKAAKTLAMEFETMEKLQQATYDDLVAINEIGEKMADSIVQYFQEQQVMDLLEELRSLGVNMSYLGVKPTETAQTSAFSGKTVVLTGKMEIYTRTEAKQFIEDLGGNVTGSVSKKTDLVIAGVDAGSKLAKAEKLGVEVWDESQFEQVMKNEGVGS; encoded by the coding sequence ATGGACAAACAACAAGCACAAGAGAAAATAAAACAGCTTACGACGCTTTTAAATCAATATAATTATGAGTATCATGTGCTCGATAAGCCATCTGTGGAAGATGCGGTTTATGACCAAAAAATGCGCGAGCTTCGTGAGCTAGAAGAAGCGTATCCAGAGTTTCAAGAGCCAGATTCTCCTACACAGCGTGTTGGTGGAGAGCCGCTGGAAGAATTTCATAAAGTGGAGCACCGTATTCCTATGCTTAGCTTGGCAAATGCTTTTAATGAACAAGATATTCGCGATTTTGTTAAAAGGGCGAGTCAAGGAATGGAAGAGACAATAAGCTTCGTTTGTGAGTTAAAAATTGATGGATTAGCAGTTTCTTTAACATACGAAGATGGCAAGTTTGTTCGTGGAGCAACACGTGGTGACGGAACGATAGGTGAAGATATTACAAGTAATTTACGAACAATCCGTAGCATTCCATTAACAATTAGAGAAAATGAAACATTGGAAATACGTGGAGAAGCGTTTATGCCACATAAATCCTTTTTAGCTTTAAACAAAGAACGAGAAGCAAAAGGGGAAGAACCATTTGCCAATCCGCGGAACGCAGCGGCTGGTTCTTTACGCCAGCTTGATCCGAAAATTGCCGCGAAACGAAACCTCGACATTTTTTTGTATGGGGTTGGCGAATGGGATAATAGCAATGTAACGAAACATAGTGAACGGTTAGAACGGTTAAAAGAATTAGGTTTAAAGGTTAACCCAGAATGGAGAAAATGTGACTCCGTAGAAGAAGTGATGGCGTATGTGCAATATTGGACGACAGAACGACCACACCTAGATTATGAAATTGATGGGATCGTTATTAAAGTAGATGACATTAACCAGCAAGAAAAATTAGGTTATACTGCAAAAAGTCCACGTTGGGCAATTGCTTATAAGTTTCCGGCTGAGGAAGCCGTAACGAAACTGACAGATATTGAATTAAGCGTTGGTAGGACAGGTGTAGTTACACCGACAGCGATTTTAAATCCAGTAAAAGTTGCTGGCACAACTGTTCAACGTGCTTCTCTTCATAATGAAGATTTAATACGGGAACAGGATATTCGCATTGGCGACACGGTCGTGGTTAAAAAAGCGGGAGATATTATTCCTAAAGTAGTTCGAGCTGTGGTAGAAGAACGAACAGGGGAAGAGCAAGAATTTCATATGCCGGAGGAGTGTCCTGCATGTGGCAGTGAATTAGTCCGTTTAGAGGAAGAGGTTGCTTTACGTTGTATTAACCCAAATTGCCCTGCGCAACTAAAAGAAGGGCTTATCCATTTTGTATCTAGGAATGCTATGAATATTGATGGCCTTGGAGAAAAGGTAATCGTTCAGCTATTCCAAGCTGATTTGGTGAAAACAATTGCTGATATTTACCGTCTGGAAAGAACAGAACTTTTAAAACTGGAACGGATGGGAGAAAAATCAGTTACCAATTTATTAGAAGCGATTGAAGCTTCAAAAGCAAATTCACTGGAAAAATTATTATTTGGTCTTGGCATTCGTTTTGTTGGAGCAAAGGCTGCCAAAACATTAGCGATGGAATTTGAAACGATGGAAAAGCTGCAACAAGCAACGTATGATGATTTAGTAGCAATTAATGAAATTGGCGAAAAAATGGCTGACTCTATCGTACAATATTTTCAAGAACAACAAGTGATGGATCTTTTAGAAGAATTGCGTAGCCTTGGTGTTAATATGTCTTATTTAGGCGTAAAACCTACAGAAACAGCTCAAACAAGTGCATTTAGCGGGAAAACGGTTGTGTTAACAGGAAAAATGGAAATATATACACGCACCGAAGCAAAACAATTCATTGAAGACTTAGGTGGGAATGTAACTGGGAGCGTCAGTAAAAAGACAGATTTAGTCATTGCTGGTGTAGATGCAGGTTCCAAGTTAGCAAAAGCAGAAAAACTTGGGGTTGAAGTTTGGGATGAATCTCAATTTGAGCAGGTCATGAAAAACGAGGGAGTGGGATCGTGA
- a CDS encoding CamS family sex pheromone protein, producing the protein MKKTMIWFIGALLLLTSCAPNMNEEEVLQEKESNSNEEQAIVPSYQLSDDNYKMIIPFKPGKARGVIVSQVANRLDIDEVEEGLRRHSKSVFDPKKYLFQEGQYIDEETVIEWIDALNPKKKEGGSEKYHRENPRYLSHILEQNYLVKKDDNTVSLAGVSIGIAMKSTYQFQTETGGPTYEEDISKSEMMKQANKIANKLLEDIRKIEGLENVPIMMAIYREEDQSSPVPGNFVAKTNIPADSSSVGEWDSIKEKYVLFPSEEGKKDYFEDHELVTNFGKEIASYFPNYVGVVGEGFYVNDELQKMTLEIPIEFYGKGEVVGFTQYAYGLVQEMFSDHYGLEVKITSSDKLESIIYRNPGSKKPTVNIL; encoded by the coding sequence GTGAAAAAGACAATGATTTGGTTCATAGGTGCACTATTGCTGCTCACGAGCTGCGCCCCCAATATGAACGAAGAGGAAGTTTTACAGGAAAAAGAATCAAATTCAAATGAAGAGCAGGCGATTGTTCCTAGCTATCAGCTTTCAGATGATAATTATAAAATGATTATTCCGTTTAAGCCAGGTAAAGCCAGAGGTGTGATTGTAAGTCAAGTTGCTAATCGTCTTGATATAGACGAAGTGGAGGAGGGCTTACGGCGACATTCTAAATCGGTGTTTGATCCCAAAAAGTATTTATTCCAAGAAGGGCAATACATTGATGAAGAAACAGTTATAGAGTGGATTGATGCATTGAATCCAAAGAAGAAAGAAGGAGGGTCGGAGAAGTATCATAGGGAGAATCCTCGTTACCTTTCTCATATTCTAGAGCAAAATTATTTAGTCAAAAAGGACGATAATACAGTATCACTAGCAGGTGTTTCGATCGGGATTGCGATGAAATCTACCTACCAATTTCAAACGGAAACGGGTGGTCCAACGTACGAAGAGGATATTAGCAAATCAGAAATGATGAAACAAGCAAATAAAATTGCTAATAAGCTTCTTGAAGATATACGTAAAATCGAAGGATTAGAAAATGTTCCGATTATGATGGCAATTTATCGCGAAGAGGATCAATCTTCCCCTGTTCCAGGTAATTTTGTCGCTAAAACGAATATACCAGCAGACAGCTCTTCTGTTGGGGAGTGGGACTCCATTAAAGAGAAGTATGTATTATTCCCGTCAGAAGAAGGAAAAAAAGATTATTTTGAAGATCATGAACTAGTGACGAATTTCGGTAAGGAAATCGCTAGTTATTTTCCGAATTATGTCGGTGTTGTCGGTGAAGGATTCTACGTAAATGATGAACTGCAAAAGATGACGCTTGAGATCCCAATTGAGTTTTATGGGAAAGGCGAAGTAGTTGGCTTTACCCAATATGCTTACGGATTAGTCCAAGAAATGTTTTCAGACCATTACGGTTTAGAAGTCAAAATAACATCCAGTGATAAACTAGAAAGTATCATTTATCGAAATCCTGGTTCAAAAAAGCCAACAGTAAATATTTTATAA
- a CDS encoding helix-turn-helix domain-containing protein, whose product MVGGNLVDVGPFIKLQRTKRQMTQEELSEGIVSLSYLSKIENKKTKASPEIIQLLCNRLGIEFAEETNSHIEEKCQQWYEMLFDHCDKQEMTDRYEELQVIMNQSINENFIMFEIHQIRYYSVLRDFNKALAKINELHELADSFNPKHEYYWCKFKGGYYSLQDKHAKAMKLFKQAQEKIPLANLNEVEIADLKYGLAVTHSQLWQQLECLDYTQEAMEVFQREYNFDRCGQCHILFGISYQRFKKYEKAIKNFQLAKHLGELCDNQDVISLAHQNLGYLYSSTGNSEEAIKNYLLAIEDKDVDTDHLLSTYTCLIEEYYHVKQYEKVEQILREAKELLSKVKYSDLYKLYDYNIKVYTHLINEEFSKFKVLLTDEFIPYLKQAGEHSDLVFFAKLLANHLEEWGKYKESVQYYKLASLSYEEFVNM is encoded by the coding sequence ATGGTGGGTGGGAATTTGGTAGACGTTGGTCCTTTCATCAAATTACAACGAACGAAGCGACAAATGACGCAAGAAGAATTGTCGGAAGGAATCGTTTCATTGTCTTATTTATCCAAGATTGAAAATAAAAAGACGAAGGCAAGCCCAGAAATCATTCAATTACTTTGTAATCGATTAGGAATTGAATTTGCAGAAGAAACGAATTCCCACATCGAAGAGAAATGTCAACAATGGTATGAAATGCTCTTTGACCACTGTGATAAACAAGAAATGACCGACCGTTATGAAGAATTGCAAGTGATTATGAATCAAAGTATTAATGAAAACTTTATTATGTTTGAAATACATCAGATTCGTTATTATAGTGTTTTACGTGATTTTAATAAAGCGCTAGCAAAAATTAATGAGCTACATGAATTAGCAGATTCTTTTAATCCAAAACATGAATATTATTGGTGCAAGTTTAAGGGTGGTTATTATTCGCTTCAAGACAAGCATGCTAAAGCGATGAAATTGTTTAAGCAGGCCCAAGAAAAAATCCCGCTTGCCAATTTAAATGAGGTGGAAATAGCTGACCTGAAATATGGATTAGCTGTTACTCATAGTCAACTATGGCAACAGTTGGAGTGTTTGGATTATACACAAGAAGCAATGGAAGTATTTCAACGCGAATATAATTTTGATCGCTGTGGTCAATGCCATATTTTATTTGGCATCTCTTACCAAAGGTTTAAGAAATATGAAAAAGCAATTAAAAACTTTCAATTAGCAAAACATTTAGGCGAACTGTGTGATAACCAAGATGTGATTAGTTTAGCACATCAAAATTTAGGTTACCTGTACTCGTCTACTGGAAATTCGGAAGAAGCAATCAAAAATTATTTGTTAGCTATTGAGGACAAAGATGTAGATACTGATCATCTTTTATCAACTTATACTTGTTTAATTGAAGAATATTATCATGTTAAACAATATGAGAAAGTAGAGCAAATTTTACGAGAAGCTAAAGAATTATTATCAAAAGTCAAGTATTCAGATTTATATAAATTATATGACTATAATATTAAAGTGTATACACACTTAATAAATGAAGAATTTAGTAAGTTTAAAGTGTTATTAACAGATGAATTTATACCGTACCTTAAACAAGCAGGTGAGCATAGTGATTTAGTATTTTTTGCTAAATTACTCGCTAACCATTTAGAGGAATGGGGAAAGTATAAAGAATCTGTTCAATATTATAAGTTAGCAAGCTTAAGCTATGAGGAATTTGTCAACATGTAA
- the putP gene encoding sodium/proline symporter PutP produces MTTATLITFIVYLAGMLLIGIMMYYRTNNLSDYVLGGRGLGPGVAALSAGASDMSGWLLLGLPGAIYASGMSEAWMGIGLATGAYLNWQFVAKRLRVYTEVSNNSITIPDFLANRFKDQSHILRVIAALVILLFFTFYTSSGMVGGAKLFEASFGLSYETALWIGGIIVISYTLLGGFLAVAWTDFVQGLLMFLALLVVPIVALTQMGGWNAAVQAVGEIHPSHLNMVEGVGIMAIISSVAWGLGYFGQPHILVRFMALRSHKDVPKARFIGTAWMVLGLYGAIFTGFVGLAFISTQEVPILSEFGIQVVNENGIQMLADSEKIFIAFSQILFHPVVAGILLAAILSAIMSTIDSQLLVSSSAVAEDFYKAIFRKQATDKELVWVGRLATVVIAFIALMIALNPESSVLELVSYAWAGFGAAFGPIILLSLFWSRITRNGALAGIVVGAATVIIWGEFLSGGIFDLYEIVPGFLFNLVTTIVVSLLQKPNEDLIADYDETVKQLKA; encoded by the coding sequence TTGACTACAGCGACGCTTATCACATTTATTGTTTATTTAGCAGGAATGTTACTTATTGGTATTATGATGTACTATCGCACGAATAATTTATCGGATTATGTATTAGGAGGTAGAGGGTTAGGCCCAGGGGTTGCTGCTCTAAGTGCAGGTGCTTCCGATATGAGTGGTTGGCTGCTACTCGGTCTGCCTGGGGCTATTTATGCTTCTGGTATGTCAGAGGCGTGGATGGGGATTGGCCTTGCTACTGGTGCATATTTAAATTGGCAATTTGTCGCAAAAAGGTTACGTGTTTATACGGAAGTTAGTAATAATTCCATTACAATTCCAGATTTTCTAGCCAATCGTTTTAAAGATCAATCACATATTTTACGTGTGATTGCTGCGTTAGTCATTCTATTATTTTTTACGTTTTACACTTCATCTGGGATGGTTGGTGGTGCAAAACTCTTTGAAGCGTCGTTTGGACTTTCGTATGAAACAGCACTATGGATTGGTGGCATTATTGTTATTTCTTATACATTATTAGGAGGTTTCTTAGCTGTAGCTTGGACTGATTTTGTGCAAGGGTTACTCATGTTTCTTGCATTGCTAGTAGTTCCCATTGTCGCTCTAACACAAATGGGAGGATGGAATGCGGCTGTGCAAGCGGTCGGTGAGATTCATCCTTCTCACTTAAATATGGTGGAAGGTGTTGGGATAATGGCGATTATTTCTTCCGTTGCATGGGGTCTCGGTTATTTTGGTCAGCCGCATATATTAGTTCGGTTTATGGCTTTACGCTCGCATAAAGATGTCCCAAAAGCGAGATTTATTGGAACTGCATGGATGGTACTCGGGTTATATGGCGCTATTTTTACAGGGTTTGTTGGACTTGCATTTATAAGCACCCAAGAAGTGCCGATATTATCTGAATTTGGTATTCAAGTTGTAAATGAAAATGGAATACAAATGCTAGCCGATTCGGAGAAAATTTTCATTGCGTTTTCGCAAATTCTATTTCATCCAGTTGTTGCTGGGATTTTATTAGCAGCTATTTTATCAGCTATTATGAGTACGATAGATTCCCAGTTACTTGTGTCTTCTTCGGCAGTCGCGGAGGATTTTTATAAAGCTATTTTCCGCAAGCAAGCGACAGACAAGGAACTCGTATGGGTTGGTAGACTTGCTACGGTAGTTATTGCATTCATTGCACTTATGATTGCCCTGAATCCTGAAAGCTCTGTGTTGGAATTAGTTAGCTATGCGTGGGCTGGGTTTGGTGCAGCTTTTGGTCCTATTATTCTATTATCATTATTTTGGAGTCGAATTACACGTAATGGTGCGCTTGCTGGTATAGTAGTTGGTGCTGCAACGGTCATTATTTGGGGAGAATTTTTATCTGGAGGGATTTTTGATCTGTATGAAATTGTTCCCGGGTTTCTATTCAATTTAGTTACGACGATTGTAGTTAGTTTATTACAAAAGCCAAATGAGGATCTTATTGCTGATTATGATGAAACGGTGAAGCAATTGAAAGCGTAA